The following are encoded together in the Thunnus albacares chromosome 7, fThuAlb1.1, whole genome shotgun sequence genome:
- the LOC122985085 gene encoding annexin A2-like, translated as MAMVSEFLGQLSLNIGSSEPLYPTVVPVQDFDPDRDAARIETAIKTKGVDEQTIIDVLTKRTYSQRRDIAFAYERRAKKDMISALKGALSGSLESVVLGLMKSTAQYDASEIRGSIKGLGTDEETLIEILCSRSNAELVEIKQVYKELFKKDLDKDVAGDTSGNFAKLLLALVQTKRAEPTAVVDYEKIDDDARKLYDAGVKIKGTDVATWISIMSERSVPHLQKVFQRYKSYSPYDMQESITKEVKGDLQRSFLVLVQSFENKQLYFANRLHEAMKSKGAKEKVVTRIIVSRCEVDLRKICSEYKAQYGQSLQKTILEHTKGDYQKALLSLCGPEQ; from the exons ATGGCTATGGTATCTGAATTTCTGGGTCAGCTGTCTCTCAACATTGGG AGCAGTGAACCCCTGTACCCCACGGTTGTACCTGTTCAGGACTTTGACCCCGACAGAGATGCTGCCAGAATAGAGACTGCTATCAAAACCAAAG GAGTGGATGAGCAGACCATCATTGATGTCCTAACAAAGCGGACCTACTCCCAAAGAAGAGACATCGCTTTCGCATATGAAAGGAGGGCAAAGAAG GACATGATCTCAGCCCTGAAGGGAGCTCTGTCCGGCTCTCTGGAATCAGTGGTCCTCGGACTGATGAAGAGCACGGCCCAGTACGATGCCTCAGAGATCAGAGGATCTATCAAG GGTTTAGGAACTGATGAAGAAACACTGATTGAGATTTTGTGCTCACGCAGCAATGCTGAGCTGGTGGAGATCAAGCAGGTCTATAAGGAGT TGTTCAAGAAGGATTTGGACAAAGATGTTGCAGGCGACACCTCTGGGAACTTTGCTAAGCTGCTGCTGGCTCTGGTGCAG ACTAAGAGAGCAGAACCAACCGCTGTTGTAGACTATGAAAAGATCGATGACGATGCCAGA AAACTCTATGATGCTGGAGTCAAGATTAAAGGAACTGATGTGGCCACATGGATCTCCATTATGTCTGAGAGGAGCGTACCCCACCTGCAAAAAG TGTTTCAGAGGTACAAAAGCTACAGCCCCTACGACATGCAGGAGAGTATTACGAAGGAAGTTAAAGGAGACTTGCAGAGGTCCTTCCTGGTACTAG TTCAGAGctttgaaaacaaacagctgtacTTCGCCAACAGACTGCATGAAGCCATGAAG AGTAAGGGAGCCAAAGAGAAGGTAGTGACCAGAATCATTGTGTCACGCTGCGAGGTGGACCTGAGGAAGATCTGTTCTGAATACAAGGCCCAATATGGACAGTCTCTTCAAAAGACTATTCTG GAGCACACCAAAGGAGACTATCAGAAGGCTCTGCTTAGCTTGTGTGGACCAGAGCAGTAG
- the foxb1a gene encoding forkhead box protein B1a, whose amino-acid sequence MPRPGRNTYSDQKPPYSYISLTAMAIQSCPEKMLPLSEIYKFIMDRFPYYRENTQRWQNSLRHNLSFNDCFIKIPRRPDQPGKGSFWALHPSCGDMFENGSFLRRRKRFKVLGASDHLASSKQSDAAHYLQQQAKLRLSALAATGTHLPQMSTYNLGVSQTSTFKHPFAIENIIAREYKVPGSLAFSTMQSMSAGYPLHNQLTTAWPHMYNTSVIDTAAPISMASSDYSAYGVPIKSLCHGGQSLPAIPVPIKPTPTSMAGFSALPPHIPAFLSNSPQSLSPTSPQTATSQSSPATPSETLTSPSTLQSVAVH is encoded by the coding sequence ATGCCTCGTCCGGGGAGAAACACTTACAGCGACCAGAAACCACCTTACTCCTACATCTCCCTCACTGCCATGGCGATCCAGAGCTGCCCGGAGAAGATGCTTCCCCTCAGTGAAATTTACAAGTTCATCATGGATAGATTCCCTTATTACAGAGAAAACACTCAGCGGTGGCAAAACTCTCTGCGACACAACTTGTCCTTCAACGACTGCTTTATCAAAATCCCCCGGCGCCCAGACCAGCCAGGTAAGGGCAGTTTCTGGGCACTGCATCCCAGCTGCGGCGACATGTTTGAGAATGGAAGTTTCTTGAGACGCCGCAAAAGGTTCAAAGTGTTGGGAGCATCTGATCATTTGGCCTCGAGTAAGCAGTCAGATGCTGCCCATTACCTCCAGCAACAAGCCAAACTGAGACTGAGCGCCCTGGCAGCCACTGGCACACACCTGCCCCAAATGTCAACTTACAACCTCGGAGTGTCTCAGACGTCAACTTTTAAGCATCCGTTCGCCATTGAGAACATCATCGCCAGAGAGTACAAGGTCCCGGGAAGTCTGGCGTTCTCCACCATGCAGTCCATGTCTGCCGGGTACCCGCTTCACAACCAGCTGACGACAGCCTGGCCCCACATGTATAACACCAGCGTGATTGACACGGCGGCCCCAATCTCCATGGCAAGCAGCGACTACAGTGCCTATGGCGTGCCCATCAAGTCCCTGTGTCACGGTGGACAGTCGTTACCGGCTATTCCTGTGCCAATCAAGCCAACCCCGACCTCCATGGCCGGTTTCTCGGCGTTACCTCCACACATCCCCGCGTTTCTATCAAACTCTCCACAGTCTCTGAGCCCGACGTCCCCACAGACAGCGACGAGCCAAAGCAGCCCTGCGACCCCGAGCGAGACTCTGACGAGCCCCTCCACACTGCAGTCTGTGGCTGTGCACTGA
- the ice2 gene encoding little elongation complex subunit 2 isoform X2, with translation MELVWEDPPVPEAPFFTRDHYDKYSLAPSVRELWAFLQGPVENANIIQEHDAGAAKASCFSTTEESAEFEDDSCIGKEESCWDSYDSDGLFADNVAEGAEDCKDTKKTNVELKQVKNEADAAYPEPRLPYPCMSCLSSKEQKMYLGILKSKTTREPPQSLKERVNNEVMQFMRYLQDVSRICADDYSFISQGAMQYSEDLFKCCLECIKAFPQLYQIHEMTSLTGGTFNSGLTLTFEKQLLIMGNVDITDHKIVPADAQLASDYQSVSSENPPAKKAKDMHATISSDSNAEKLCARYEPHVCLTRDALVRLLDNHGPDFGEQWELPIQVKLNPGKGSSQKKTVYIDSPLLKTEMTVRERSHVFHEESLKLSIKKNGRKNVFHLMTELPVNEQQPSPEKSQRNLVSFENSGLDFEVDLTDLETFGEKTPLKTSKVQKMQKEQDACVKSEKVTGPSPLSKTKRSSEHLVNSSSSSQEMSASLADNDCPITEEMTQPHVSEANAAVTEQLRQDSIQESDENQTVTGDSDDERLVIDDPLSPAATPTTQHKPKPTPCSAVPPPTPASVSSLSLSPQKFTRQRQSKRAKVADDQLGEILRMQTAMFNSANDTSKCSTISQETNSPTKSMGPSVHSHPASLVKPCVSSYLERNQNRDEETCAAPLHGSAQVVHTTEQKKILSKDLQAGAEDEQDYKAPEKGNLLYKIYSLQDLLLMVRSSVSLTHSRKVVSSQSNKYVPVHVLPKLEYQLSYGVECLSSSEACQLWTETALHSSTVSYIAHINAHTSKVAQLRKLPDDWKQNISCGFKPSKSLNILHHLLKKLTGLEEGQYLIAHKAREPFVTLLKAVNGKVSRGLYNLQQGHSTVPQPPASGLVPWIPVDPAVVLPFHQKHSRVPCTFPPRPFLKTPKDGTSQSNNHGAGQSNKNLNAGRNKKKKKQSKSEEELDLCC, from the exons gGAGGATCCCCCAGTCCCTGAAGCTCCATTCTTTACCCGAGATCACTATGACAAATACTCCCTTGCACCTAGTGTTAGAGAGTTGTGGGCCTTTCTCCAAGG CCCTGTAGAGAATGCCAACATTATACAGGAGCATGATGCTGGGGCTGCAAAAGCCTCCTGCTTTTCTACCACAGAAGAATCTGCAGAGTTTGAAGATGACAGTTGCATCGGCAAGGAAGAGTCCTGTTGGGATAGCTATGATAGTGATGGTTTGTTTGCAGACAATGTTGCAGAAGGTGCAGAAGACTGTAAGGataccaaaaaaacaaatgttgagCTAAAGCAGGTAAAGAATGAGGCAGATGCTGCTTATCCTGAACCCAGACTGCCCTACCCATGTATGTCCTGCCTGTCCAGCAAAGAGCAGAAGATGTATCTTGGCATTTTGAAGAGTAAGACAACAAGGGAACCTCCACAG AGCTTAAAGGAACGAGTAAACAatgaagtgatgcagttcaTGAGGTATTTGCAAGATGTGTCCAGAATATGTGCTGACGACTACAGCTTCATATCACAAGGAGCTATGCAATATTCAGAG GATCTCTTCAAGTGCTGTTTGGAGTGCATTAAGGCATTTCCTCAGCTTTACCAGATCCATGAGATGACCAGTTTGACAGGGGGAACATTCAACTCAGGGCTCACTCTGACCTTTGAAAAACAGCTACTAATAATG GGCAATGTGGATATTACAGACCACAAGATAGTGCCTGCTGACGCACAACTTGCATCGGATTATCAGAGTGTTTCATCAGAGAATCCTCCAGCTAAAAAAGCTAAGGACATGCACGCT ACAATCAGCAGTGACAGTAATGCTGAGAAGCTGTGTGCCCGTTATGAGCCTCACGTGTGTCTGACTCGAGATGCCTTGGTCAGACTGCTAGACAACCATGGCCCTGACTTTGGAGAGCAATGGGAACTGCCTATTCAGGTCAAATTAAATCCTGGAAAAG GCAGTAGTCAGAAGAAGACTGTGTACATAGACTCACCCCTACTGAAGACTGAaatgacagtgagagagaggagtcaTGTTTTCCACGAAGAGAGTTTGAAGCTCTCCATCAAGAAGAATGGTAGAAAAAATGTATTCCATTTAATGACAGAGCTTCCTGTGAATGAGCAGCAACCCTCACCG GAGAAGTCGCAGAGAAATCTTGTGTCTTTTGAAAACAGTGGTCTTGACTTTGAGGTGGACCTCACTGACTTAGAGACATTTGGAGAAAAAACACCCCTTAAAACTTCCAAGGTGCAGAAGATGCAGAAAGAACAGGATGCAtgtgttaaaagtgaaaaagttaCAGGTCCATCGCCTTTAAGTAAGACCAAAAGGTCCAGTGAGCATCTTgtaaacagcagcagtagttCACAAGAAATGAGTGCCTCATTGGCAGATAATGATTGCCCCATAACAGAGGAGATGACTCAGCCGCATGTGAGTGAGGCAAATGCTGCAGTGACTGAACAGCTGAGACAAGACTCTATTCAGGAAAGTGATGAAAACCAAACAGTTACTGGAGACTCAGATGATGAGAGGTTAGTCATTGATGATCCTTTGTCTCCAGCTGCCACACCCACAACTCAACATAAACCTAAGCCCACACCATGCTCTGCAGTCCCCCCTCCTACCCCTGCCTCTGTAAGTTCATTATCACTGTCCCCTCAAAAATTTACAAGGCAGCGACAATCCAAAAGAGCAAAAGTGGCTGACGATCAACTGGGTGAGATCCTGCGCATGCAGACAGCCATGTTCAACTCTGCCAATGACACATCCAAATGCTCAACTATATCCCAGGAGACCAACTCACCAACCAAAAGTATGGGACCCTCAGTTCACTCCCATCCAGCGTCCTTAGTTAAGCCCTGTGTGTCCTCGTATTTAGAGAGAAACCAGAACCGGGATGAAGAGACCTGTGCTGCTCCTCTTCATGGATCTGCACAAGTGGTCCATACTACAGAGCAGAAAA AAATACTATCAAAAGACCTGCAGGCCGGTGCAGAGGATGAACAAGACTACAAGGCTCCAGAGAAGGGTAACCTGCTCTACAAGATCTACAGTCTGCAAGATTTGCTGCTCATGGTGCGcagctctgtctctctgacccaTAGCAGAAAAGTAGTCAGCAGCCAGAGCAACAAG TATGTGCCAGTGCATGTCTTGCCGAAGCTGGAGTACCAGTTGAGTTATGGTGTTGAGTGTCTAAGCAGTAGTGAGGCTTGCCAGCTGTGGACAGAAACAGCACTCCACTCCAGTACTGTTTCCTACATAG CTCACATCAATGCACACACTTCAAAAGTAGCTCAGCTAAGAAAGCTGCCTGACGACTGGAAACAGAACATCTCTTGTGGGTTCAA GCCGTCTAAGTCACTGAATATACTGCACCACCTACTGAAAAAACTAACTGG GTTAGAAGAAGGACAGTACCTGATTGCACACAAAGCAAGGGAACCATTTGTGACCTTATTAAAAGCAGTTAATGGGAAAGTAAGTCGGGGGTTATACAATCTGCAGCAGGGCCACAGCACTGTCCCCCAGCCCCCAGCCTCTGGGCTTGTGCCCTGGATCCCTGTTGATCCAGCTGTGGTGCTGCCCTTCCACCAGAAACACAGCCGTGTCCCCTGCACCTTCCCACCAAGACCCTTCCTAAAG ACACCAAAAGATGGGACATCACAGTCTAACAACCATGGAGCCGGGCAGTCAAACAAAAACTTGAATGcaggaagaaacaagaagaagaaaaaacaaa GTAAGTCAGAAGAGGAGCTAGATCTTTGTtgctga
- the ice2 gene encoding little elongation complex subunit 2 isoform X1, which yields MELVWEDPPVPEAPFFTRDHYDKYSLAPSVRELWAFLQGPVENANIIQEHDAGAAKASCFSTTEESAEFEDDSCIGKEESCWDSYDSDGLFADNVAEGAEDCKDTKKTNVELKQVKNEADAAYPEPRLPYPCMSCLSSKEQKMYLGILKSKTTREPPQSLKERVNNEVMQFMRYLQDVSRICADDYSFISQGAMQYSEDLFKCCLECIKAFPQLYQIHEMTSLTGGTFNSGLTLTFEKQLLIMGNVDITDHKIVPADAQLASDYQSVSSENPPAKKAKDMHATISSDSNAEKLCARYEPHVCLTRDALVRLLDNHGPDFGEQWELPIQVKLNPGKGSSQKKTVYIDSPLLKTEMTVRERSHVFHEESLKLSIKKNGRKNVFHLMTELPVNEQQPSPEKSQRNLVSFENSGLDFEVDLTDLETFGEKTPLKTSKVQKMQKEQDACVKSEKVTGPSPLSKTKRSSEHLVNSSSSSQEMSASLADNDCPITEEMTQPHVSEANAAVTEQLRQDSIQESDENQTVTGDSDDERLVIDDPLSPAATPTTQHKPKPTPCSAVPPPTPASVSSLSLSPQKFTRQRQSKRAKVADDQLGEILRMQTAMFNSANDTSKCSTISQETNSPTKSMGPSVHSHPASLVKPCVSSYLERNQNRDEETCAAPLHGSAQVVHTTEQKKILSKDLQAGAEDEQDYKAPEKGNLLYKIYSLQDLLLMVRSSVSLTHSRKVVSSQSNKYVPVHVLPKLEYQLSYGVECLSSSEACQLWTETALHSSTVSYIAHINAHTSKVAQLRKLPDDWKQNISCGFKPSKSLNILHHLLKKLTGLEEGQYLIAHKAREPFVTLLKAVNGKVSRGLYNLQQGHSTVPQPPASGLVPWIPVDPAVVLPFHQKHSRVPCTFPPRPFLKTPKDGTSQSNNHGAGQSNKNLNAGRNKKKKKQSKRSAKRNKYIKKLVQKSI from the exons gGAGGATCCCCCAGTCCCTGAAGCTCCATTCTTTACCCGAGATCACTATGACAAATACTCCCTTGCACCTAGTGTTAGAGAGTTGTGGGCCTTTCTCCAAGG CCCTGTAGAGAATGCCAACATTATACAGGAGCATGATGCTGGGGCTGCAAAAGCCTCCTGCTTTTCTACCACAGAAGAATCTGCAGAGTTTGAAGATGACAGTTGCATCGGCAAGGAAGAGTCCTGTTGGGATAGCTATGATAGTGATGGTTTGTTTGCAGACAATGTTGCAGAAGGTGCAGAAGACTGTAAGGataccaaaaaaacaaatgttgagCTAAAGCAGGTAAAGAATGAGGCAGATGCTGCTTATCCTGAACCCAGACTGCCCTACCCATGTATGTCCTGCCTGTCCAGCAAAGAGCAGAAGATGTATCTTGGCATTTTGAAGAGTAAGACAACAAGGGAACCTCCACAG AGCTTAAAGGAACGAGTAAACAatgaagtgatgcagttcaTGAGGTATTTGCAAGATGTGTCCAGAATATGTGCTGACGACTACAGCTTCATATCACAAGGAGCTATGCAATATTCAGAG GATCTCTTCAAGTGCTGTTTGGAGTGCATTAAGGCATTTCCTCAGCTTTACCAGATCCATGAGATGACCAGTTTGACAGGGGGAACATTCAACTCAGGGCTCACTCTGACCTTTGAAAAACAGCTACTAATAATG GGCAATGTGGATATTACAGACCACAAGATAGTGCCTGCTGACGCACAACTTGCATCGGATTATCAGAGTGTTTCATCAGAGAATCCTCCAGCTAAAAAAGCTAAGGACATGCACGCT ACAATCAGCAGTGACAGTAATGCTGAGAAGCTGTGTGCCCGTTATGAGCCTCACGTGTGTCTGACTCGAGATGCCTTGGTCAGACTGCTAGACAACCATGGCCCTGACTTTGGAGAGCAATGGGAACTGCCTATTCAGGTCAAATTAAATCCTGGAAAAG GCAGTAGTCAGAAGAAGACTGTGTACATAGACTCACCCCTACTGAAGACTGAaatgacagtgagagagaggagtcaTGTTTTCCACGAAGAGAGTTTGAAGCTCTCCATCAAGAAGAATGGTAGAAAAAATGTATTCCATTTAATGACAGAGCTTCCTGTGAATGAGCAGCAACCCTCACCG GAGAAGTCGCAGAGAAATCTTGTGTCTTTTGAAAACAGTGGTCTTGACTTTGAGGTGGACCTCACTGACTTAGAGACATTTGGAGAAAAAACACCCCTTAAAACTTCCAAGGTGCAGAAGATGCAGAAAGAACAGGATGCAtgtgttaaaagtgaaaaagttaCAGGTCCATCGCCTTTAAGTAAGACCAAAAGGTCCAGTGAGCATCTTgtaaacagcagcagtagttCACAAGAAATGAGTGCCTCATTGGCAGATAATGATTGCCCCATAACAGAGGAGATGACTCAGCCGCATGTGAGTGAGGCAAATGCTGCAGTGACTGAACAGCTGAGACAAGACTCTATTCAGGAAAGTGATGAAAACCAAACAGTTACTGGAGACTCAGATGATGAGAGGTTAGTCATTGATGATCCTTTGTCTCCAGCTGCCACACCCACAACTCAACATAAACCTAAGCCCACACCATGCTCTGCAGTCCCCCCTCCTACCCCTGCCTCTGTAAGTTCATTATCACTGTCCCCTCAAAAATTTACAAGGCAGCGACAATCCAAAAGAGCAAAAGTGGCTGACGATCAACTGGGTGAGATCCTGCGCATGCAGACAGCCATGTTCAACTCTGCCAATGACACATCCAAATGCTCAACTATATCCCAGGAGACCAACTCACCAACCAAAAGTATGGGACCCTCAGTTCACTCCCATCCAGCGTCCTTAGTTAAGCCCTGTGTGTCCTCGTATTTAGAGAGAAACCAGAACCGGGATGAAGAGACCTGTGCTGCTCCTCTTCATGGATCTGCACAAGTGGTCCATACTACAGAGCAGAAAA AAATACTATCAAAAGACCTGCAGGCCGGTGCAGAGGATGAACAAGACTACAAGGCTCCAGAGAAGGGTAACCTGCTCTACAAGATCTACAGTCTGCAAGATTTGCTGCTCATGGTGCGcagctctgtctctctgacccaTAGCAGAAAAGTAGTCAGCAGCCAGAGCAACAAG TATGTGCCAGTGCATGTCTTGCCGAAGCTGGAGTACCAGTTGAGTTATGGTGTTGAGTGTCTAAGCAGTAGTGAGGCTTGCCAGCTGTGGACAGAAACAGCACTCCACTCCAGTACTGTTTCCTACATAG CTCACATCAATGCACACACTTCAAAAGTAGCTCAGCTAAGAAAGCTGCCTGACGACTGGAAACAGAACATCTCTTGTGGGTTCAA GCCGTCTAAGTCACTGAATATACTGCACCACCTACTGAAAAAACTAACTGG GTTAGAAGAAGGACAGTACCTGATTGCACACAAAGCAAGGGAACCATTTGTGACCTTATTAAAAGCAGTTAATGGGAAAGTAAGTCGGGGGTTATACAATCTGCAGCAGGGCCACAGCACTGTCCCCCAGCCCCCAGCCTCTGGGCTTGTGCCCTGGATCCCTGTTGATCCAGCTGTGGTGCTGCCCTTCCACCAGAAACACAGCCGTGTCCCCTGCACCTTCCCACCAAGACCCTTCCTAAAG ACACCAAAAGATGGGACATCACAGTCTAACAACCATGGAGCCGGGCAGTCAAACAAAAACTTGAATGcaggaagaaacaagaagaagaaaaaacaaagtaaacgTTCAGCCAAGCGTAACAAGTATATTAAGAAGCTCGTTCAgaaatcaatttaa